The following are encoded together in the Serratia nematodiphila DZ0503SBS1 genome:
- the chiP gene encoding chitoporin ChiP, with the protein MGTHGAQRKTLALAVAGALLGTGFAMAPEAKAAGFIDDSTLTGGIYYWQRERDRKDLNPDSKDYNQYTTNLSHSTANLSLDFASGYAWDMFGLDVGAFTAIELAESSASGHPNEIAFSSKNRTYDEDYSGDKGGVSLYKAAAKFKYGPVWARAGYIQPSGQTLLAPHWSFMPGTYQGAEAGAKFDYGDAGALSFSYMWADKYKAPWHIEVDDFRQNDKKTRVSYLHSLGAKYDFKNDLVLEAAFGQAQGYVNQYFTKASYKFDVLGNPLTTSYQFYGAEDRLSDKNDPNSIYDGLAWLQALTLGYTTGQFNWRLEGTMVKAEGNQGFFLQRMTPTYASSNGRLDVWWDNRSDFNANGEKAVYAGVMYDLSNWNLPGMAVGGSYVYAWDAKPSTNPIYDQSQRLKESAWSLDAMYTIQEGRAKGTLIKLHYTQYDNHTNIPSWGGGYGNIFQDEKDVKFMVIAPFTIF; encoded by the coding sequence ATGGGTACGCACGGTGCTCAGCGTAAAACGCTGGCGCTCGCAGTCGCGGGCGCGCTGTTGGGAACAGGGTTTGCCATGGCGCCTGAGGCGAAAGCCGCAGGGTTTATCGATGATTCCACGCTGACCGGCGGCATCTATTACTGGCAACGTGAGCGCGACCGTAAAGATCTCAATCCGGACAGCAAGGATTACAACCAATACACCACCAACCTGTCGCACTCTACCGCCAACCTGAGCCTGGATTTCGCCTCGGGCTACGCCTGGGACATGTTCGGCTTGGATGTCGGTGCCTTTACCGCCATCGAGCTGGCTGAATCCAGCGCCAGCGGCCACCCGAACGAGATCGCGTTCTCCTCAAAAAACCGTACCTACGACGAAGACTATTCCGGTGACAAAGGCGGCGTCAGCCTGTACAAAGCCGCCGCCAAGTTCAAATACGGCCCGGTCTGGGCTCGCGCCGGCTATATTCAGCCGAGCGGCCAAACCCTGCTGGCGCCGCACTGGAGCTTTATGCCGGGCACCTATCAGGGCGCCGAGGCCGGCGCCAAGTTCGACTACGGCGATGCCGGCGCGTTGAGCTTCTCCTACATGTGGGCCGACAAATACAAGGCGCCGTGGCATATCGAGGTGGACGACTTCCGCCAGAACGATAAGAAAACCCGCGTCTCCTACCTGCACTCGCTGGGCGCCAAGTACGATTTCAAAAACGATCTGGTGCTGGAAGCCGCCTTCGGCCAGGCCCAGGGTTACGTGAATCAGTACTTCACCAAGGCGTCTTACAAATTCGATGTGCTGGGCAACCCGCTGACCACCAGTTACCAGTTCTACGGTGCGGAAGATCGCCTCAGCGACAAGAACGATCCGAACAGCATCTACGACGGGCTGGCCTGGCTGCAGGCGCTGACCTTAGGTTACACCACCGGCCAGTTCAACTGGCGTCTGGAAGGCACAATGGTCAAGGCGGAAGGCAACCAGGGCTTCTTCCTGCAGCGCATGACCCCGACCTACGCCTCGTCTAACGGCCGCCTGGATGTGTGGTGGGATAACCGCTCCGACTTTAACGCCAACGGCGAGAAAGCGGTGTACGCCGGCGTGATGTATGACCTCAGCAACTGGAACCTGCCGGGCATGGCGGTCGGCGGCTCCTACGTTTACGCCTGGGACGCCAAGCCGAGCACCAACCCGATCTACGATCAGAGCCAGCGCCTGAAAGAGAGCGCCTGGAGCTTGGACGCGATGTACACCATCCAGGAAGGGCGCGCCAAGGGCACGCTGATCAAGCTGCACTACACCCAGTATGACAACCACACCAACATCCCGAGCTGGGGCGGCGGTTACGGCAACATCTTCCAGGACGAGAAAGACGTCAAGTTCATGGTCATCGCGCCATTCACCATCTTCTGA